A single genomic interval of Microbacterium sp. zg-Y1090 harbors:
- the glgB gene encoding 1,4-alpha-glucan branching protein GlgB, protein MTAPDDRVIDTIATGSYHAPHDVLGLHADAAGSWVVRARRPLAATVSADLDDGRSVPMRHLRSGIWEGSFEAPKAPAYLISATYDDGSGYAAEDPYRFLPTIGELDLHLIREGRHEQLWHVLGAHVRRLGDVEGVAFTVWAPHAQAVRVVGDFNGWDGQGHAMRSLGSSGVWELFVPDAGVGSVYKFEILTRAGDWILKADPMARLAEIPPATGSVVTASEYTWGDGDWVAARAAGAPYAAPMSVYEVHLGSWRQGLSYRDAADELIAYVTDQGFTHVEFMPLAEHPFGGSWGYQVSGYYAPTSRFGRPDDLRYLIDRLHGAGIGVIMDWVPGHFPKDAFALARFDGEPLYEHADPRRGEHRDWGTYIFDYGRSEVRNFLVANALYWFEEFHVDGLRVDAVASMLYLDYSREPGEWEPNIHGGRENLEAIGFLQEVNATAYKRFPGIAMIAEESTSFPGVTAPTSQGGLGFGFKWNMGWMNDSLQYIKRDPMYRAHHEGELTFSFVYAFSENYVLPISHDEVVHGKGSLIARMPGDHWQKLANMRAYLSYMWGHPGKQLLFMGQEFGQMSEWSESRSLDWWMLDQPPHQQLHAFVAALNRVYREQPALWQRDSDAGAFARLGAPRWDPNVVAFARHSYEGETVAVICNFSGVPIHGFELDLPAAGTWREILNSDAQEYGGSGVGNLGAVHAADGGRATMALPPLGVLWLRHEGS, encoded by the coding sequence ATGACCGCGCCCGATGACCGCGTGATCGACACGATCGCCACCGGGTCGTACCACGCCCCCCACGACGTGCTCGGCCTGCACGCCGACGCAGCAGGCTCCTGGGTGGTGCGCGCGCGGCGCCCCCTGGCGGCGACCGTGTCGGCCGACCTCGACGACGGTCGCTCCGTACCCATGCGGCACCTGCGCTCGGGCATCTGGGAGGGCTCTTTCGAGGCCCCGAAGGCCCCCGCGTACCTGATCAGCGCCACCTACGACGACGGCTCGGGCTACGCGGCCGAGGACCCCTACCGGTTCCTCCCCACGATCGGCGAACTCGACCTGCACCTCATCCGGGAGGGACGCCACGAGCAGCTCTGGCATGTGCTGGGCGCCCACGTGCGACGCCTCGGCGACGTCGAGGGCGTCGCCTTCACCGTGTGGGCACCGCACGCCCAGGCCGTGCGCGTCGTGGGCGACTTCAACGGCTGGGACGGTCAGGGCCACGCGATGCGGTCGCTGGGATCCAGCGGCGTGTGGGAGCTGTTCGTCCCCGACGCGGGGGTGGGCAGCGTCTACAAATTCGAGATCCTCACCCGTGCCGGCGACTGGATCCTCAAGGCAGACCCGATGGCGCGTCTGGCAGAGATCCCGCCCGCCACGGGCTCGGTCGTCACCGCGTCCGAGTACACCTGGGGCGACGGGGACTGGGTCGCGGCCCGCGCCGCCGGTGCACCGTACGCCGCGCCGATGTCCGTCTACGAGGTGCACCTCGGCTCCTGGCGCCAGGGCCTGTCGTACCGCGACGCGGCGGATGAGCTCATCGCCTACGTCACCGACCAGGGGTTCACGCACGTCGAGTTCATGCCGCTGGCCGAGCACCCCTTCGGCGGCTCGTGGGGCTATCAGGTCAGCGGCTACTACGCCCCGACCAGCCGGTTCGGCCGCCCCGACGACCTGCGCTACCTGATCGACCGCCTGCACGGCGCCGGCATCGGCGTGATCATGGACTGGGTGCCCGGCCACTTCCCCAAGGACGCCTTCGCGCTGGCCCGCTTCGACGGCGAGCCGCTGTACGAGCACGCCGACCCGCGGCGCGGCGAGCACCGCGACTGGGGCACCTACATCTTCGACTATGGCCGCAGCGAGGTGCGCAACTTCCTCGTCGCCAACGCCCTGTACTGGTTCGAGGAGTTCCACGTCGACGGCCTGCGGGTGGATGCCGTGGCATCCATGCTCTACCTCGACTACTCGCGCGAGCCGGGCGAATGGGAGCCGAACATCCACGGCGGGCGCGAGAACCTCGAGGCCATCGGCTTCCTCCAGGAGGTCAACGCCACCGCGTACAAGCGCTTCCCCGGCATCGCGATGATCGCGGAGGAATCCACGAGCTTCCCGGGCGTGACGGCCCCCACCAGCCAGGGCGGGCTCGGCTTCGGGTTCAAGTGGAACATGGGCTGGATGAACGACTCCCTCCAGTACATCAAGCGCGACCCGATGTACCGGGCGCACCACGAGGGCGAGCTGACCTTCTCGTTCGTCTACGCGTTCAGCGAGAACTACGTGCTCCCCATCAGTCACGACGAGGTCGTCCACGGCAAGGGCAGCCTCATCGCCCGCATGCCCGGCGACCACTGGCAGAAGCTCGCCAACATGCGCGCGTACCTGTCGTACATGTGGGGTCACCCCGGCAAGCAGCTGCTGTTCATGGGCCAGGAATTCGGCCAGATGTCCGAATGGTCCGAAAGCCGAAGTCTCGACTGGTGGATGCTGGATCAGCCGCCGCACCAGCAGCTGCACGCGTTCGTGGCGGCCCTGAACCGCGTGTACCGCGAGCAGCCGGCACTCTGGCAGCGCGACTCCGACGCGGGCGCGTTCGCGCGACTGGGGGCGCCGCGCTGGGACCCCAACGTGGTCGCCTTCGCCCGTCACAGCTACGAGGGCGAGACGGTGGCCGTGATCTGCAACTTCTCCGGCGTGCCGATCCACGGCTTCGAACTGGACCTGCCTGCCGCCGGAACCTGGCGCGAAATCCTCAACTCCGACGCGCAGGAGTACGGCGGATCGGGCGTCGGCAACCTCGGAGCGGTGCACGCCGCTGACGGTGGGCGCGCCACGATGGCGCTGCCGCCGCTGGGCGTGCTGTGGCTGCGCCACGAGGGCAGTTAG
- a CDS encoding tetratricopeptide repeat protein: MTDPTTSAVLRGAVDLSSLRNRPQPPAGGAAASGAAASDAPTVPSLVMDVTDATFGAVLELSRTVPVVVDLWAEWCGPCKQLSPVLEKVVTELGGRLVLAKVDVDANPQLAQGFRAQSIPMVVALVAGQPVPLFTGAVPEAQVREVFAQLLQLAAQNGVTGTVDAGAPAAEEEEPQIPPLHAEAFDAIEAGDYARAVSAYERALAEDPHDEDARAGLGQVRLLARVQGLDLQAARAAAAAAPRDVAAQFAVADLDLAGGHVEDAFLRLLELFQALPTDERAPVRERLLELFGLVGDADPRVLQARRSLASLMF, from the coding sequence GTGACCGACCCCACCACAAGCGCGGTGCTGCGCGGCGCCGTCGATCTGTCCTCGCTGCGCAACCGCCCGCAGCCTCCCGCCGGCGGTGCCGCAGCCTCGGGTGCGGCCGCTTCGGACGCCCCGACGGTGCCGTCGCTGGTCATGGATGTCACGGATGCGACGTTCGGCGCCGTTCTGGAGCTCTCCCGCACCGTGCCGGTCGTGGTGGATCTCTGGGCGGAGTGGTGCGGGCCCTGCAAGCAGCTCAGCCCCGTGCTCGAGAAGGTCGTGACCGAGCTCGGCGGCCGGCTGGTGCTGGCCAAGGTGGACGTCGACGCGAACCCGCAGCTGGCGCAGGGCTTCCGCGCCCAGTCCATCCCGATGGTCGTCGCCCTCGTCGCCGGCCAGCCGGTGCCGCTGTTCACGGGCGCCGTGCCCGAGGCGCAGGTGCGCGAGGTGTTCGCCCAGCTGCTGCAGCTGGCGGCGCAGAACGGCGTGACCGGCACGGTCGACGCCGGCGCGCCGGCCGCCGAGGAGGAGGAGCCGCAGATCCCGCCGCTTCACGCGGAAGCCTTCGACGCGATCGAGGCGGGGGACTATGCCCGCGCCGTCAGCGCCTATGAGCGGGCACTCGCGGAGGACCCCCACGACGAAGACGCCCGCGCGGGCCTCGGCCAGGTGCGTCTGCTCGCCCGCGTGCAGGGGCTGGACCTGCAGGCCGCCCGCGCCGCTGCCGCTGCCGCCCCGCGCGACGTCGCCGCCCAGTTCGCGGTGGCCGACCTCGACCTGGCCGGCGGCCATGTGGAAGACGCGTTCCTGCGTCTGCTGGAGCTGTTCCAGGCGCTCCCCACCGACGAGCGGGCACCCGTGCGTGAGCGTCTGCTGGAGCTGTTCGGCCTGGTCGGCGACGCCGACCCCCGCGTGCTGCAGGCGCGCCGCTCCCTGGCGAGCCTGATGTTCTGA
- a CDS encoding alpha-1,4-glucan--maltose-1-phosphate maltosyltransferase has translation MATPKKTAPPRPWRSTADLPIRPAAAWQPDPDTAAGRIPLALPRPSTPDPGFRPTAFSGEAVPFQVTAFREGHDLIGVHLRLFSPSGDESLHRLTPRNDGFDRWSVLVSPLEQGTWRFRFEAFGDEVATWAHAADVKIAAGVDTALMRESGALLFQRAAAEKSRPAAERRRLEAAASRLRSPDVADADALDIVRDGEIAAGFAARPLQSLMTVGPTYELLVERERAGVGAWYEFFPRSEGARRQADGTIASGTFRSAAERLPAVAAMGFDVLYLPPIHPIGEINRKGRNNTLDPQPGDPGSPWAIGSAAGGHDTVHPDLGTMDDFRAFVAEAGRHGLEVALDLALQAAPDHPWVTEHPEWFTTLPDGSIAYAENPPKKYQDIYPVNFDNDPEGIRTEVLRVVRHWIAQGVKIFRVDNPHTKPLQFWEWLIATVNDEDPDVVFLAEAFTRPAPMQRLAMAGFQQSYSYFTWRNTKAELEEFLTSISEETADFMRPNLFVNTPDILTEYLQYGGRPAYRVRAAIAATAGASYGVYAGFELYENVARPGSEENIDNEKYEYKLRDWADAERRGDSLAPFLTRLNEIRRAHPALRQLRDLRVHWSDDDAVLVYAKHLPAALTPTGESDTVIVVANVDPHSARQTMVHLDTTQWGVRPGDPFEVVDLITGAEWTWTDHNFVRLDAFQEPAHILHVKEKR, from the coding sequence GTGGCCACCCCGAAAAAGACCGCCCCGCCGCGCCCCTGGCGGAGCACCGCAGACCTGCCCATCCGTCCTGCCGCCGCGTGGCAGCCCGATCCCGACACGGCGGCGGGGCGCATCCCGCTCGCGCTGCCACGGCCGAGCACGCCGGACCCGGGCTTCAGACCCACGGCCTTCTCCGGCGAGGCGGTGCCCTTCCAGGTGACGGCGTTCCGCGAAGGTCATGACCTCATCGGCGTGCACCTGCGTCTGTTCTCCCCCTCAGGGGATGAGTCGCTGCACCGCCTGACCCCGCGCAACGACGGGTTCGACCGGTGGAGCGTGCTCGTCTCTCCGCTGGAGCAGGGCACCTGGCGCTTCCGTTTCGAGGCGTTCGGCGATGAGGTGGCGACGTGGGCGCACGCCGCGGACGTGAAGATCGCCGCCGGCGTCGACACCGCTCTGATGCGCGAGTCGGGCGCTCTGCTGTTCCAGCGCGCCGCCGCAGAGAAGTCCCGCCCCGCCGCCGAGCGCCGGCGGCTGGAAGCGGCCGCGAGCCGCCTGCGCAGCCCGGACGTCGCCGATGCCGACGCACTCGACATCGTGCGCGACGGGGAGATCGCCGCAGGGTTCGCCGCGCGTCCGCTGCAGTCGCTCATGACCGTGGGCCCCACCTACGAACTGCTCGTCGAGCGCGAGCGGGCCGGGGTGGGCGCCTGGTACGAGTTCTTCCCCCGCTCCGAGGGCGCCCGTCGCCAGGCCGACGGCACCATCGCGAGCGGCACCTTCCGCAGCGCCGCCGAGCGCCTGCCCGCCGTCGCGGCGATGGGCTTCGACGTGCTCTACCTGCCGCCCATCCACCCGATCGGCGAGATCAACCGCAAGGGCCGCAACAACACCCTCGATCCGCAGCCAGGGGACCCCGGCTCACCCTGGGCGATCGGCTCCGCGGCCGGTGGCCACGACACCGTCCACCCCGACCTCGGCACGATGGACGATTTCCGCGCGTTCGTCGCGGAAGCCGGCCGCCACGGTCTGGAGGTGGCGCTGGACCTCGCCTTGCAGGCCGCCCCCGATCACCCGTGGGTCACCGAACACCCGGAGTGGTTCACCACGCTGCCGGACGGCTCGATCGCGTACGCCGAGAACCCGCCGAAGAAGTATCAGGACATCTACCCCGTCAACTTCGACAACGACCCCGAAGGCATCCGGACCGAGGTGCTGCGCGTCGTCCGGCACTGGATCGCCCAGGGCGTGAAGATCTTCCGCGTCGACAACCCGCACACCAAGCCGCTGCAGTTCTGGGAGTGGCTCATCGCCACCGTCAACGACGAAGACCCCGACGTGGTGTTCCTCGCAGAGGCTTTCACCCGCCCGGCGCCCATGCAGCGACTGGCGATGGCGGGCTTCCAGCAGAGCTACTCGTACTTCACCTGGCGCAACACCAAGGCCGAGCTCGAGGAGTTCCTGACCTCGATCAGCGAGGAAACGGCCGATTTCATGCGCCCGAACCTCTTCGTCAACACCCCCGACATCCTCACCGAGTACCTGCAGTACGGTGGCCGCCCCGCCTACCGCGTGCGCGCCGCGATCGCCGCGACCGCGGGCGCCTCATACGGGGTCTACGCCGGCTTCGAGCTGTACGAGAACGTCGCGCGGCCGGGGTCCGAGGAGAACATCGACAACGAGAAGTACGAGTACAAGCTGCGCGATTGGGCCGACGCCGAGCGCCGCGGGGACTCGCTGGCGCCGTTCCTCACCCGCCTCAACGAGATCCGGCGCGCGCACCCGGCGCTGCGGCAGCTGCGCGACCTGCGCGTGCACTGGAGCGACGACGACGCCGTCCTCGTGTACGCCAAGCATCTGCCGGCCGCGCTGACGCCCACCGGCGAGTCCGACACCGTGATCGTGGTCGCCAACGTCGATCCGCACTCCGCCCGCCAGACCATGGTGCACCTCGACACCACCCAGTGGGGAGTCCGACCCGGTGACCCGTTCGAGGTGGTCGACCTCATCACGGGCGCCGAGTGGACATGGACCGACCACAACTTCGTGCGGCTGGACGCCTTCCAGGAGCCGGCACACATTCTGCATGTGAAGGAGAAGCGATGA
- a CDS encoding cysteine desulfurase family protein produces MSVYLDHAATTPLRPEAREAWLQATETLGNPSSIHGGGQAARRVLEDARERLAAALNADPIEIVFTSGGTESVNLALKGLWWARTSGVDAIVLPDGEHHATLDTVGWLHAHEGAPVRSVPLRPDGAIDVVAFAAALEDAAVATALVANNEIGTVNDVAALAAATAAAGVPLHLDAVGAFGHLPVHFARWRGDAPAAAGLCALSVSAHKLGGPVGVGALVVSRHAAPAALLHGGGQQRGLRSGTQDAAGAAAFAVAAESALAEREAEAARLAALRDRLVAGIRSVVPDAELLGDPQRRLPGNAHMLFPGVAGETLLFLLDQQGIAVSTGSACQAGVPEPSHVVLALGRTEAEARSVLRITLGRTSTAADVGALLAALPEAHARAAAADARARARS; encoded by the coding sequence GTGAGCGTCTACCTCGATCATGCGGCCACCACTCCGCTGCGCCCCGAGGCCCGCGAGGCGTGGCTGCAGGCGACCGAGACGCTCGGCAATCCGTCGTCGATCCACGGTGGCGGGCAGGCCGCGCGCCGGGTGCTCGAGGATGCCCGTGAGCGCCTCGCGGCAGCCCTGAACGCGGACCCCATCGAGATCGTTTTCACCTCGGGGGGCACCGAGTCGGTGAACCTGGCGCTGAAGGGATTGTGGTGGGCGCGGACATCGGGCGTCGACGCGATCGTCCTGCCGGACGGAGAGCACCACGCCACCCTCGACACCGTCGGCTGGCTGCACGCGCACGAGGGCGCGCCGGTGCGGTCTGTGCCGCTGCGGCCGGACGGTGCCATCGACGTCGTCGCCTTCGCCGCCGCGCTGGAGGACGCCGCGGTGGCCACGGCGCTGGTGGCCAACAACGAGATCGGCACCGTCAACGACGTCGCAGCGCTCGCCGCAGCCACGGCCGCCGCAGGCGTGCCGCTGCATCTCGACGCGGTGGGCGCATTCGGTCACCTCCCGGTGCACTTCGCGCGCTGGCGCGGGGATGCCCCGGCGGCGGCCGGGCTCTGCGCCCTCAGTGTCTCGGCCCACAAGCTCGGCGGCCCCGTCGGGGTGGGGGCGCTCGTGGTGTCCCGGCACGCCGCGCCGGCTGCGCTGCTGCACGGCGGCGGGCAGCAGCGCGGGCTGCGTTCCGGCACGCAGGATGCCGCGGGTGCCGCCGCGTTCGCCGTGGCCGCCGAGAGCGCGCTGGCCGAGCGGGAGGCCGAGGCGGCGCGGCTCGCGGCCCTGCGCGACCGGCTCGTCGCCGGCATCCGCTCCGTCGTGCCCGACGCCGAGCTGCTCGGCGACCCGCAGCGGCGGCTTCCCGGCAACGCCCACATGCTCTTCCCCGGGGTCGCGGGGGAGACCCTGCTGTTCCTGCTCGATCAGCAGGGCATCGCCGTGTCGACCGGGTCGGCCTGCCAGGCGGGGGTGCCCGAACCCTCCCACGTCGTGCTGGCGCTCGGGCGCACCGAGGCCGAGGCGCGCAGCGTGCTGCGCATCACCCTGGGACGCACGAGCACCGCCGCCGATGTCGGCGCGCTGCTGGCGGCGCTGCCCGAGGCGCATGCCCGGGCCGCCGCGGCCGATGCCAGGGCGCGGGCGCGCTCGTAG
- a CDS encoding glycosyl transferase — protein MRFVWAVAAFVLAALMIGAGVAQRTVFQGPTSYSESIEVTQDVPYVLVDGAALASHPGAQTLRAQGDGPIFAAYGRTDDLAAWLSPWQYAHVEVDDEGAITTTIVEPEAAAEEPAGDDAAAEDAAGEDAASPAPLNPAGSDLWLDEFADEDLLIETLQLPEDMSVLVAADGATPAPAKLTMTWPVVNATPWAGPLVVGGAVLLAVGIVLYILGIRHVRRSRGPRRKGLPMPVTEPIDLATAEEEKGVIAASPSRRSLGTRRRRFAVVPAIGLSVLLAGCTSDAWPQFSSSPTPTPTATVIAPESQQAPAVTEAQAAQILARISEQVAAADEALDANAAAKRLTGPALAERRTNYTLRAAIAEQKPLPAIPSGPVSILLPQAYDGWPRTFMAVVGDEEAGNTIMFVTQDDPWSGYKLSYVGGLDATTELPLAPAYVGAAQVSPDNAFLAIAPEKLAAAYADVLNKGDSSEYAGLFDEAADQFRSGVANDRAARLDAFNQTGAETGSLTFESVPGSQAPVSLATLENGAIVAVTVNENETVRPTTEEAVIKLDADSPNPTVATLTGATQSATGFTTTFGDQLFFYVPAKSSSERIQLLGYSSHILDAKVIP, from the coding sequence GTGCGATTCGTATGGGCCGTGGCAGCCTTCGTGCTGGCCGCCCTCATGATCGGCGCCGGCGTTGCCCAGCGGACGGTCTTCCAGGGCCCGACCTCGTACAGCGAGTCGATCGAGGTCACCCAGGATGTGCCCTACGTGCTGGTGGACGGTGCCGCGCTGGCGAGCCACCCCGGCGCGCAGACGCTGCGCGCCCAGGGCGATGGCCCCATCTTCGCCGCCTACGGCCGCACCGACGATCTCGCCGCCTGGCTGAGCCCGTGGCAGTACGCCCACGTCGAGGTGGACGATGAAGGCGCGATCACGACGACGATCGTGGAGCCCGAGGCAGCGGCCGAGGAACCCGCCGGAGACGACGCGGCGGCCGAGGACGCAGCCGGCGAGGATGCCGCGTCGCCCGCACCGCTGAACCCCGCCGGGTCCGACCTCTGGCTCGATGAGTTCGCCGATGAGGACCTGCTTATCGAGACCCTCCAGCTGCCCGAGGACATGAGCGTGCTCGTCGCCGCCGACGGCGCCACGCCCGCACCCGCGAAGCTGACGATGACCTGGCCCGTCGTGAACGCCACCCCCTGGGCGGGCCCGCTCGTCGTCGGCGGTGCCGTGCTGCTCGCTGTGGGCATCGTGCTGTACATCCTCGGCATCCGTCACGTCCGCCGCTCTCGCGGGCCGCGCCGGAAGGGCCTGCCGATGCCGGTCACCGAGCCCATCGACCTGGCGACCGCGGAGGAGGAGAAGGGCGTGATCGCCGCAAGCCCCTCGCGTCGCTCGCTCGGCACGCGCCGCCGCCGCTTCGCCGTCGTGCCCGCCATCGGCCTGAGCGTGCTGCTGGCAGGCTGCACGTCCGACGCCTGGCCACAGTTCAGTTCGTCGCCCACTCCGACTCCCACCGCCACGGTGATCGCGCCCGAGAGCCAGCAGGCCCCCGCCGTGACCGAAGCGCAGGCGGCGCAGATCCTCGCCCGCATCTCCGAGCAGGTCGCGGCGGCGGATGAAGCCCTCGACGCGAATGCCGCGGCGAAGCGGCTGACCGGACCCGCCCTGGCGGAGCGACGCACCAACTACACCCTCCGCGCGGCGATCGCGGAGCAGAAGCCGCTTCCGGCGATCCCCTCCGGGCCGGTGTCGATCCTCCTGCCGCAGGCCTACGACGGCTGGCCGCGCACCTTCATGGCGGTCGTCGGCGACGAGGAGGCCGGCAACACCATCATGTTCGTCACGCAGGACGACCCCTGGAGCGGCTACAAGCTGTCCTATGTCGGTGGGCTGGATGCCACCACCGAGCTGCCGCTCGCCCCGGCCTACGTCGGTGCAGCACAGGTGTCCCCGGACAACGCGTTCCTGGCCATCGCACCGGAGAAGCTCGCCGCAGCGTACGCCGACGTTCTCAACAAGGGCGACTCCAGCGAATACGCCGGCCTGTTCGACGAGGCCGCGGACCAGTTCCGCAGCGGCGTCGCCAACGACCGCGCCGCGCGCCTGGACGCGTTCAACCAGACCGGCGCCGAGACGGGCAGCCTGACCTTCGAGTCGGTTCCCGGCTCGCAGGCGCCCGTGTCGCTGGCGACGCTGGAGAACGGCGCGATCGTGGCGGTCACGGTCAACGAGAACGAGACGGTCAGGCCCACCACGGAAGAGGCGGTCATCAAGCTCGACGCCGACTCCCCGAACCCCACTGTCGCCACCCTGACCGGCGCGACCCAGTCGGCCACCGGGTTCACCACGACATTCGGTGACCAGCTGTTCTTCTACGTGCCTGCGAAGTCCTCCTCCGAGCGCATCCAGCTGCTCGGGTACTCCTCCCACATCCTCGACGCGAAGGTGATCCCGTGA
- the glgX gene encoding glycogen debranching protein GlgX, producing MDSPGPTRFPASAEGLLRTDLDGLGVTLHADGGTLRVWSSRATSMDLVVFDDDDLDWAIDVVPLTRGPGDVWEATSAALRPGTRYAVQADGPRGAGDMFNAATLLLDPYARGLVEGGIDDWRAVAVDGSFDWQGVAKPAVPLDRTVLYEAHLKGLTKRHPDLPGALRGTYAGLAHPAMIDHFHSLGVTSIELLPIHAFTTEPHLRRLGLPNYWGYNTLGFFAPHAPYATEAARHAGPEAVLCEVKTMVRTLHEAGLEVILDVVYNHTSEGEIGGPRTSLRGLDNRAYYRQRDDGQYLDVTGCGNAVDTATDAAARLVLDSLRYWADEVQIDGFRFDLAVTLGRDARNEFTADHPLLRAIVADPVLAGVKRIAEPWDIGMGGWQTGNFGEGWHEWNDRYRDRVRNFWLSDIDYGRRASAPPVGIGGFATRLAGSSNTFSRERGPIASINFVTAHDGFTLRDLVSYDVKHNYGNGEQNRDGADTNRSFNHGAEGRTDDPGILATRRKAMRNLLGTLLLSAGVPMLTAGDEYARTQRGNNNAYCHDSALTWVSWQHENWQRDLFAHAQRLIRLRQANPALRPTRFAQEDRTVPGASQMEWYDERGHTMSGERWTDPRHRTLQYVASSTPEFEEPNRILLIVHGIEVPVEVTLPRIAGVSRYVSVWSSADEHPVDDEAVFAPGDVVDVPGTSMRLFRVE from the coding sequence ATGGACAGCCCGGGTCCGACACGCTTCCCCGCCTCCGCCGAGGGCCTCCTCCGCACAGACCTCGACGGCCTGGGCGTGACGCTGCACGCTGACGGCGGCACGCTGCGGGTGTGGTCCTCGCGCGCCACATCGATGGACCTGGTCGTGTTCGACGACGACGACCTCGACTGGGCGATCGACGTCGTCCCCCTCACCCGTGGGCCGGGGGACGTGTGGGAGGCGACCTCGGCCGCACTGCGCCCCGGTACCCGCTACGCCGTGCAGGCGGACGGACCGCGCGGGGCAGGCGACATGTTCAACGCCGCCACCCTGCTGCTGGACCCCTACGCGCGCGGCCTCGTCGAGGGCGGCATCGACGATTGGCGCGCCGTCGCGGTCGACGGCTCCTTCGACTGGCAGGGCGTCGCCAAGCCCGCCGTGCCGCTGGATCGCACCGTCCTGTACGAGGCGCACCTGAAGGGACTCACGAAGCGGCATCCCGACCTGCCCGGGGCGCTGCGCGGCACCTACGCGGGGCTGGCCCACCCCGCCATGATCGACCATTTCCACAGCCTGGGTGTGACGAGCATCGAACTGCTCCCCATCCACGCGTTCACGACCGAACCGCACCTGCGTCGCCTCGGCCTGCCGAACTACTGGGGCTACAACACGCTGGGCTTCTTCGCACCGCATGCGCCCTACGCCACGGAAGCGGCCCGGCATGCCGGCCCCGAGGCGGTGCTGTGCGAGGTGAAGACGATGGTCAGAACCCTGCACGAGGCAGGGCTGGAGGTGATCCTCGACGTCGTGTACAACCACACCTCCGAAGGTGAGATCGGCGGCCCCCGCACGAGCCTGCGCGGACTGGACAACCGCGCCTACTACCGCCAGCGCGACGACGGGCAATACCTCGACGTGACGGGCTGCGGCAACGCCGTGGACACCGCGACGGATGCCGCAGCACGCCTGGTGCTGGACTCGCTGCGGTACTGGGCGGATGAGGTGCAGATCGACGGGTTCCGCTTCGACCTCGCCGTGACCCTCGGCCGCGATGCGCGGAACGAGTTCACCGCCGACCACCCGCTGCTGCGGGCCATCGTCGCCGATCCGGTGCTCGCCGGCGTCAAGCGCATCGCGGAGCCCTGGGACATCGGCATGGGCGGATGGCAGACCGGCAACTTCGGCGAGGGCTGGCACGAGTGGAACGACCGCTACCGCGACCGGGTGCGCAACTTCTGGCTCAGCGACATCGACTACGGCCGCCGTGCCTCGGCGCCGCCGGTCGGGATCGGCGGCTTCGCCACGCGGCTGGCCGGATCCTCCAACACCTTCAGCCGCGAGCGGGGGCCGATCGCGAGCATCAACTTCGTCACCGCACACGACGGGTTCACCCTGCGCGACCTGGTGTCGTACGACGTCAAGCACAATTACGGCAACGGCGAACAGAACCGCGACGGTGCCGACACGAACCGCTCCTTCAACCACGGCGCCGAGGGTCGCACCGATGACCCGGGCATCCTCGCCACGCGCCGCAAGGCGATGCGCAACCTGCTGGGGACACTGCTGCTGTCGGCGGGCGTGCCGATGCTCACCGCCGGCGATGAGTACGCGCGCACGCAGCGCGGCAACAACAACGCCTACTGCCACGACTCGGCCCTCACCTGGGTGTCGTGGCAGCACGAGAACTGGCAGCGCGACCTCTTCGCCCACGCTCAGCGGCTGATTCGGCTGAGGCAGGCCAACCCCGCACTGCGGCCCACGCGGTTCGCGCAGGAGGATCGCACCGTCCCCGGCGCCTCGCAGATGGAGTGGTACGACGAGCGCGGCCACACCATGTCCGGCGAGCGGTGGACCGACCCCCGCCACCGCACCCTGCAATACGTCGCCTCCTCGACCCCTGAGTTCGAGGAGCCCAACCGCATCCTGCTGATCGTGCACGGCATCGAAGTCCCCGTCGAGGTGACCCTGCCGAGGATCGCCGGGGTGAGCCGGTACGTCTCGGTGTGGTCCAGCGCCGACGAGCATCCCGTCGACGACGAGGCCGTCTTCGCGCCGGGCGATGTCGTGGACGTTCCCGGCACGTCGATGAGACTGTTCCGCGTCGAGTGA